In a single window of the Lodderomyces elongisporus chromosome 4, complete sequence genome:
- the GCN4 gene encoding General control protein: MSAATTTTITMQNNQGSLIESAYRAAPTEMTSDVNCAEAESQREHVHEREVASPFQIHSSVLDSVFSTTNLDGKDAMLDHTPMFDELDFIVDGINVNSKDDWVALFGEGDEGSAAAAATAAASSTASMFAGEGVSADAVCTNGPIIDLGCSVSAEARTESGDVKHGIFEDSMLEALLAEPSPNGLSDETISAATTSASSPEVDASTVCTSVAPSTSSANGRKRSFKEVEQTQLFTPNPSSTLPTPQLDVKKSSSLSSSSSSNKKARVDHLGCVAYSKKQRSQTLEPIDFSGIEDVSALKRAKNTEAARRSRARKMERMTQLENRVGELMAENDDLKKEVERLRALLS, translated from the coding sequence ATGTCTGCcgctactactactactataaCCATGCAAAATAACCAAGGTTCATTGATTGAATCTGCTTACCGTGCCGCTCCTACAGAAATGACTTCAGACGTTAACTGCGCTGAAGCCGAGCTGCAAAGGGAGCATGTACATGAAAGGGAAGTTGCATCGCCTTTTCAGATCCATTCAAGTGTGTTGGACTCTGTGTTTAGCACTACTAACTTGGATGGCAAGGATGCTATGTTGGACCACACTCCTATGTTTGATGAGTTGGACTTTATTGTTGACGGTATCAACGTCAACTCTAAGGATGACTGGGTGGCATTATTTGGAGAAGGTGATGAAGGTagtgctgctgctgctgctactgccGCCGCATCTTCGACTGCCTCGATGTTTGCAGGTGAAGGTGTATCTGCTGATGCGGTATGTACCAATGGCCCAATCATTGATTTAGGTTGTTCTGTTTCTGCAGAGGCAAGAACAGAATCTGGAGATGTCAAGCATGGAATCTTTGAAGATTCGATGTTGGAAGCTCTTTTGGCCGAACCTTCACCAAATGGATTGTCAGATGAGACCATTTCTGCTGCCACTACTTCTGCTTCTAGTCCAGAGGTTGATGCTAGTACAGTTTGTACTAGTGTTGCGCCTTCGACTTCTAGTGCAAATGGACGTAAGAGATCATTTAAAGAAGTGGAGCAGACTCAATTGTTTACTCCAAACCCTTCTTCTACTTTGCCTACTCCTCAGTTGGATGTCAAGAAGTCGTCGTCGttgtcttcttcctcttcttcaaacAAGAAGGCCAGAGTTGATCATTTGGGATGTGTTGCTTACTCCAAGAAGCAAAGATCGCAGACTTTGGAACCAATTGATTTTTCTGGTATTGAGGATGTTTCTGCATTGAAGAGGGCCAAGAACACAGAGGCTGCGAGAAGATCTAGAGCTAGAAAGATGGAGAGAATGACTCAATTGGAGAATCGTGTGGGAGAATTGATGGCTGAAAATGACGATTTGAAGAAGGAAGTTGAGAGATTGAGAGCTCTTCTTTCCTGA
- the MSH3 gene encoding Mismatch repair protein msh3 (BUSCO:EOG09260LI6), translated as MASKKQSSISSFFSSQTRKSPGRDAKKNDISSSPFSAASSTNNSIGSTPRVSPIAKFQYNKSTSTLHENTNPRVKRVSTLNVDVEKEHKKIKRARSTKLTPLESQILQLLSEHPDKILLIQVGYKYKVYGEDARHVARCLNIMFISSSTDPTFSYCSFPENRLHINLQRILNTGVKVGVVKQMESAIIKEVDKIGKSGDLMKRELTGVYTRGTYMNDEFIDSGLNSPEQEELGYIVCVNEISRYQFAIVAIQPLTGEIIYDDFTDDVSHDELETRLLYLRPSEVLLLGCGGNESNNNNNNSSSSSNNNNSNNSNNSNDNGTDADAQNQTSTLQCFQKLVNHNIKIERKPKGSNNLKAVLNAAALNFYRELSEPVQVCVSELVKYLEEFNLSNIFTVIENVSKFDSKKTMILPASTMLSLEIFQNSENSTTKGTLFSLLNHTKTPFGMRLLESWVSHPLIDKDKIEERYQAVEDLSTGSHFNDCLSRLLQKIGKNLDLESIAIKIHYSTTTRSLATKINRKDIFMMLSMYQSALQFVSQFEKTIKASNLSPLLKRVLDNLLQSANTDTVDRFMDMINPSYLLGEQQNLHQSSRSTREQKVKFFNLNNGFEEINRELAEIMNVKMLLEEELVKVKKLLQRPQLNYVTSNGEPYLIEVRNGKAVESLPIDFIKINGTTTVSRFRSKEIAHLYKMKQYHEEVLNNRCDEAFNTFLNELDSHYGFFQGITKNLAVLDCLLSLAAVSNSNSNTHVKPNLSDELIIDVKNARHPIIEHLRDGYVANDIDIRYDSNRVLVITGPNMGGKSSYVKMVALLIIMTQIGCYIPCEAATIGIFDSILIRMGASDNLLKGRSTFMTEMLECSNIIQKLTPRSLVILDEIGRGTGSIDGYSLAYAILRYLVESKLKPIVLCITHYTGLLSETEDEKFDKDAKDENLDTGDDVVKSYYMGYEEITQPDQVFPEIVFLYNLCPGVSNSYGLQVAKMAGLPKRVLLEAYLMSSVTDFD; from the coding sequence ATGGCATCCAAAAAACAATCTTCAATCAGCCTGTTTTTCTCAAGCCAAACTAGAAAGTCACCTGGTCGAGATGCTAAAAAGAATGATATTTCTTCCAGCCCATTTAGTGCTGCCTCCAGTACTAACAACTCCATTGGCTCTACTCCTCGAGTGAGTCCAATTGCAAAGTTTCAATATAACAAGTCTACATCAACACTTCATGAAAACACCAATCCAAGGGTAAAACGCGTCTCAACCTTGAATGTGgatgttgaaaaagaacataaaaagattaaaagaGCTCGATCTACAAAACTTACGCCGCTTGAAAGTCAAATCTTACAACTATTATCAGAGCACCCTGATAAAATCTTGCTAATACAAGTAGGgtacaaatacaaagtgTATGGCGAAGATGCAAGACACGTTGCTCGATGTCTCAATATTATGTTTATATCATCGTCTACGGATCCAACGTTTTCgtattgttcttttcctGAAAATCGTTTACATATAAACTTGCAGCGAATTCTAAACACCGGAGTCAAGGTTGGAGTTGTTAAGCAGATGGAGTCCGCCATCATAAAAGAAGTAGATAAGATTGGTAAGAGTGGCGACTTGATGAAACGAGAATTAACTGGTGTTTATACTAGAGGAACATATATGAACGATGAATTCATTGATAGCGGACTAAACTCTccagaacaagaagaacttGGATACATTGTATGTGTCAATGAGATATCGAGATACCAGTTTGCAATAGTTGCCATACAACCCTTGACGGGAGAAATTATTTACGATGATTTTACTGATGATGTGAGTCATGACGAGTTGGAGACAAGGCTTTTATATTTGCGGCCAAGTGAGGTTCTATTATTAGGTTGTGGTGGCAATgaaagcaacaacaacaataacaacagcagcagcagcagcaacaacaacaacagcaacaacagcaacaacagcaatgaCAATGGTACCGACGCCGACGctcaaaatcaaacaagTACACTTCAGTGCTTTCAAAAACTAGTTAACCACAATATCAAGATTGAACGTAAACCAAAGGGCTCGAACAACTTAAAGGCGGTCTTGAACGCAGCTGCGTTGAACTTCTATCGGGAATTGCTGGAGCCAGTTCAAGTATGTGTTTCCGAACTTGTGAAATACCTTGAAGAATTTAATTTGAGCAATATCTTTACCGTAATTGAAAATGTCTCAAAATTTGATTCGAAAAAGACAATGATTCTTCCTGCAAGCACAATGCTCTCCTTGGagattttccaaaattcaGAAAACAGCACGACAAAAGGAACATTGTTCTCCTTATTGAACCATACCAAAACTCCTTTTGGAATGAGACTATTGGAGAGCTGGGTATCGCATCCGTTGATTGATAAAGATAAGATTGAAGAGAGATATCAGGCAGTTGAAGATCTAAGTACAGGGTCTCACTTTAACGACTGTTTGAGCAGGCTCTTGCAAAAAATTGGCAAGAATTTGGACTTGGAAAGTATTGCAATAAAAATTCACTATTCCACTACTACAAGGTCATTAGCAACAAAGATAAACCGAAAGGATATCTTTAtgatgttgctgatgtACCAATCCGCCTTACAATTTGTCAGTCagtttgaaaaaacaattaaagCGTCTAATTTATCGCCACTACTAAAAAGAGTTTTAGATAATTTATTGCAGCTGGCAAATACAGATACTGTTGATCGATTCATGGATATGATCAACCCGTCGTATTTGTTAGGCgaacaacaaaatttgCATCAGTCGTCCAGATCGACACGAGAGCAAAAAGtcaagtttttcaatttaaaCAATGGATTCGAAGAGATAAATCGAGAACTTGCAGAGATTATGAATGTGAAAATGTTGCTAGAGGAGGAGTTGGTGAAAGTTAAAAAACTTTTGCAGCGACCTCAATTAAACTATGTGACTAGTAATGGGGAGCCATACTTGATTGAAGTGAGAAATGGCAAAGCTGTTGAGAGCCTTCCCATTGACTTTATCAAAATTAATGGAACAACAACGGTTAGTCGATTCCGCAGCAAAGAGATTGCGCATTTGTACAAGATGAAGCAGTATCATGAAGAGGTACTCAATAATCGTTGCGATGAGGCTTTTAACACTTTCCTCAATGAATTGGATTCACATTACGGGTTTTTCCAAGGAATCACCAAGAATCTAGCCGTATTGGATTGCCTATTATCATTAGCAGCAGTGAGCAATTCAAACTCCAATACACACGTCAAGCCGAACTTGAGTGATGAATTGATTATTGATGTCAAGAATGCACGTCATCCAATTATTGAACATTTACGTGATGGATACGTTGCAAATGACATTGACATTAGATATGATTCAAATAGAGTATTGGTGATTACCGGACCTAATATGGGAGGGAAATCCTCATATGTCAAAATGGTGGCATTATTGATTATCATGACTCAGATTGGTTGCTATATTCCATGTGAGGCTGCAACAATTGGGATTTTTGATTCTATTCTTATTAGAATGGGTGCCAGTGATAACTTGTTGAAGGGTAGATCAACGTTTATGACGGAGATGTTAGAGTGCAGCAATATTATCCAAAAATTAACCCCTAGATCGTTAGTCATCTTAGACGAAATTGGGCGTGGTACTGGTAGCATTGATGGATACTCTCTTGCATATGCCATTCTACGATACCTTGTAGAGTCAAAGTTGAAGCCAATTGTGTTGTGCATCACGCACTACACAGGGTTATTATCAGAAACAGAGGACGAGAAGTTCGATAAGGATGCAAAAGACGAAAATTTAGATACTGGCGATGATGTTGTAAAGAGCTACTACATGGGTTATGAGGAAATCACACAACCAGATCAAGTATTTCCTGAAATCGTGTTTTTGTACAATTTGTGTCCCGGTGTGAGTAACTCGTATGGGTTGCAAGTGGCAAAGATGGCTGGACTTCCGAAAAGAGTCTTGTTGGAAGCATACTTGATGAGCTCAGTAACTGACTTcgattga
- the PIR3 gene encoding beta-1,3-glucan linked protein, translating to MRITNTFATTAALISSTLAATVPSAPWSTLTPTGAIPTDASTDWSHSFGIQIETIEVASQLATETGTIAGKKRDVVNGLSDGQPNVIPTASYSILSESVAPVAQITDGQIQHQTTAAAASVVNQITDGQIQHQTTAAAASVVNQIGDGQIQHQTTAAAASVVNQIGDGQIQHQTTAQTVAGVNQISDGQIQNPSTTLLSSVAGAAQITDGQVQATNTVAAESRLPTNATVATSGSSDPVVESDSAEPEDTNIQEACYSSNNLAMTLQDGLLADSKGRVGAIVANRQFQFDGPPPQAGTIYAAGWSISSDGYLTLGDADVFYQCLSGDFYNLYDENVASQCNAVKLKIINFVDC from the coding sequence ATGAGAATTACAAATACATTCGCTACAACTGCTGCACTCATATCGTCGACGTTGGCTGCAACAGTACCATCCGCACCATGGTCAACTTTGACACCCACCGGTGCAATCCCTACAGATGCATCGACAGATTGGTCCCACAGTTTTGGTATCCAGATAGAAACTATCGAAGTTGCATCTCAGCTAGCAACTGAGACTGGAACAATTGCTGGTAAAAAGAGAGACGTAGTCAATGGTTTGTCAGATGGTCAACCAAATGTTATTCCAACAGCCTCATATAGTATACTTTCCGAATCTGTTGCACCTGTTGCTCAAATCACAGATGGTCAGATCCAACACCAAAccactgctgctgctgcaagTGTTGTTAACCAAATCACAGATGGTCAGATCCAACACCAAAccactgctgctgctgcaagTGTCGTTAACCAAATTGGTGACGGACAAATTCAACACCAaactactgctgctgctgcaagTGTCGTTAACCAAATTGGTGACGGACAAATTCAACACCAAACCACTGCTCAAACTGTTGCTGGTGTGAACCAAATAAGCGATGgccaaattcaaaatcCGTCCACTACTCTTCTCTCATCAGTCGCTGGTGCTGCACAAATCACTGATGGTCAAGTTCAAGCCACCAACACTGTTGCCGCTGAATCTCGTCTCCCCACCAATGCAACTGTTGCCACTTCTGGCAGTAGTGACCCTGTAGTCGAATCTGACAGCGCAGAACCTGAAGACACCAACATCCAAGAAGCATGCTACTCTTCAAATAACCTTGCCATGACATTACAAGACGGATTGCTCGCTGACTCTAAAGGTAGAGTTGGTGCCATTGTTGCTAACCGTCAATTCCAATTTGATGGTCCTCCACCTCAAGCAGGAACAATTTATGCAGCTGGTTGGTCAATTTCAAGTGATGGTTACTTGACCTTGGGTGACGCAGATGTCTTTTACCAATGTTTGAGCGGGGACTTTTACAACTTGTACGACGAGAATGTTGCTTCTCAATGTAATGCCGTCAAATTGAAGATTATCAACTTTGTCGATTGTTAA
- the NRC2 gene encoding serine/threonine protein kinase, AGC yields the protein MNIYIKPSAMVNLSLFNLATSSPKHDDNTETSTASSNKSSNLSFKINNGKDSQDPSPELGPTSRSSSRNRNRSISISRLLFNKETESNNSQKTEAAFDSQTSNSPQHVPPLSSNTDETLNNDYKHNSIISNNSSQNQKQNQNQSHNNGNVNNSTSMSKLRSIFRIPSASFNSQDDKSTMGRIRSLSSPFGQSSGNGNELSKPNKANVLQVPQVTVDAPSSNTPPTVSSASMGTKGPTIPTESHDLGDEASPVVQANPYFHHQGLPPHLGVDQPPQPHFLGSNKSEITVALRHNDSVYSLNENGIAKPPQVHHNQISSGDEEQDGEEEEKDGEEEKNRNIPVDKQRQNQMQIQKSGKGLGLEMQLELDTKQEQKKKNKHNDEGEDLASPRIAHTSHTSHTSHTSHTSHTSHTSHTSHTSHRPETPETLGTPHNEHTPSKLKSDISLKPIEVDSGLAPPVSPFQRALRRVASAPLIHKMANDRLDSTDQNQGNDPNEEVFDINKHIGEVKVSGRPRTYTQDRTYSHSATKAVDVQVGPDSFEKIKLLGKGDVGKVYLVREMQSNKLYAMKILSKKEMIERNKIKRALAEQEILATSNHPFIVTLYHSFQSKEHLYLCMEYCMGGEFFRALQTRETKTISENDARFYAAEVTAALEYLHLMGFIYRDLKPENILLHQSGHIMLSDFDLSKQSERAKNPEITFAKSGMHLTSSGSNSPHHGPTIDTKACIDGFRTNSFVGTEEYIAPEVIRGKGHTSAVDWWTLGIFLYEMLFGTTPFKGTDRKKTFANVLKRDVKFPDTQSISSSCKSLIKKLLIKEEEKRLGSKTGASEIKCHSFFKNTQWALLRHQKPPMIPVLTKSSSKKRESSPKKPPTEETPASNEKKEPGTETFTDPNDPFAKFSSVTLRYGEEFEEDFNLNSIYNPESTAYTSVAYTMTSDQSPSKSKGFLKR from the exons ATGA ATATTTACATCAAACCTAGCGCAATGGTTAACCTCTCCCTTTTTAATCTTGCAACTTCGAGCCCCAAGCATGATGATAATACGGAAACCAGTACCGCATCTTCAAATAAGTCCTCAAATTTATCCttcaaaataaataacGGAAAGGATTCACAAGATCCTAGTCCTGAACTTGGACCCACCTCTCGTTCGCTGTCACGAAACCGCAATAGATCAATATCGATATCGCGTCTTTTATTTAACAAGGAGACTGAGTCAAATAATAGTCAAAAGACAGAAGCAGCATTCGATTCACAAACTTCAAACTCACCACAACACGTCCCACCACTCTCCAGCAACACAGATGAAACACTAAACAACGATTACAAACACAATAGTATTATCAGTAATAATAGCAGTCAAAatcagaaacaaaatcaaaatcaaagcCATAACAATGGCAATGTTAATAATAGTACGAGCATGAGCAAGCTTCGAAGCATATTTCGAATACCATCTGCATCGTTCAACTCACAAGACGACAAGTCCACCATGGGTAGGATCAGATCGTTGTCATCTCCATTTGGACAATCTTCCGGAAATGGTAATGAATTGAGTAAGCCAAATAAAGCAAATGTGTTACAAGTTCCACAGGTTACAGTAGATGCTCCGTCATCAAACACACCCCCAACAGTTTCCTCGGCTTCTATGGGCACCAAAGGACCCACAATTCCTACAGAGTCACATGACTTGGGTGATGAGGCCAGTCCCGTTGTGCAGGCCAACCCGTATTTCCATCATCAAGGTTTACCTCCTCATTTGGGAGTAGACCAGCCTCCACAACCACACTTTTTAGGCTCCAACAAGTCTGAAATCACCGTGGCTTTAAGACACAATGATTCAGTGTATTCATTGAATGAGAATGGAATTGCAAAGCCTCCGCAAGTTCATCACAATCAAATATCATCAGGAGATGAGGAACAAgatggagaagaagaagaaaaagatggagaagaagaaaaaaacagaaatatACCAGTTGACAAGCAAAGGCAAAACcaaatgcaaatacaaaaactGGGCAAAGGGCTAGGGTTAGAGATGCAGCTTGAATTGGATACAAAGCAGgaacagaagaagaagaataagcATAATGACGAGGGCGAAGATTTGGCTTCACCGAGAATCGCGCATACATCGCATACATCGCATACATCTCATACATCTCATACATCTCATACATCTCATACATCTCATACATCTCATACATCTCACAGGCCAGAAACGCCAGAAACATTAGGAACGCCGCACAATGAACACACTCCCTCGAAGCTCAAGAGTGATATACTGTTAAAGCCAATTGAAGTTGACAGTGGTCTTGCACCACCGGTGTCACCATTTCAGAGAGCATTAAGACGAGTTGCATCTGCACCATTGATCCACAAGATGGCAAATGATAGGCTTGACTCTACGGATCAGAACCAAGGGAATGATCCCAATGAAGAAGTGTTTGATATAAATAAGCATATTGGTGAAGTCAAGGTTTCTGGCAGGCCCAGGACGTATACTCAGGATCGAACATATTCCCATTCAGCAACCAAAGCTGTTGATGTTCAAGTTGGACCAGatagttttgaaaaaattaaattattGGGCAAGGGAGATGTTGGGAAAGTATATTTAGTGCGGGAAATGCAGTCTAACAAACTATATGCTATGAAAATTCTCAGCAAGAAGGAGATGATTGAGAGAAACAAGATCAAGCGGGCTTTGGCTGAGCAGGAGATTTTAGCAACTTCGAATCATCCATTTATTGTCACTTTGTACCATTCGTTCCAATCCAAGGAACATTTGTACCTCTGCATGGAGTACTGTATGGGTGGGGAGTTTTTCCGTGCTCTTCAGActagagaaacaaaaacgaTATCGGAGAATGATGCCAGGTTTTATGCTGCAGAAGTGACTGCCGCTTTGGAATATTTGCACCTTATGGGGTTCATATACAGAGATTTAAAGCCCGAAAACATACTTTTGCATCAATCTGGACACATTATGTTGAGTGATTTTGACTTGTCAAAGCAAAGTGAGAGGGCCAAAAACCCGGAGATAACTTTTGCGAAAAGTGGAATGCATTTAACTTCCTCTGGGTCGAACTCACCGCATCATGGACCAACCATAGATACTAAGGCGTGTATTGATGGGTTCCGTACAAACTCATTTGTGGGAACCGAAGAGTATATTGCGCCTGAAGTTATAAGAGGTAAAGGGCACACGAGTGCTGTAGATTGGTGGACGTTGggtatttttctttatgaGATGTTGTTTGGAACAACCCCTTTCAAAGGTACTGATCGGAAAAAGACATTTGCCAATGTTTTGAAGCGAGATGTCAAGTTTCCTGATACTCAATCTATCTCATCCAGCTGTAAAAGCTTGATTAAAAAATTGCTCAttaaggaagaagaaaaaaggttGGGTTCAAAGACTGGTGCGTCTGAGATCAAGTGTCAttcctttttcaaaaacactCAATGGGCATTGTTGCGTCATCAAAAACCACCAATGATTCCAGTTTTGACCAAGTCGTCATCAAAAAAGCGTGAATCTCTGCCCAAGAAACCCCCAACAGAGGAAACACCTGCActgaatgaaaaaaaggaaccTGGGACTGAGACTTTTACCGATCCAAATGATCCATTTGCAAAATTCAGTTCAGTTACACTTCGGTATGGCGAAGAGTTTGAAGAAGATTTTAATCTAAATTCAATTTACAACCCAGAACTGACAGCATACACCAGTGTTGCATATACTATGACATCTGATCAAAGCCCTTCAAAGCTGAAAGGATTTTTGAAAAGGTAG